Genomic window (Stenotrophomonas maltophilia):
CCATCGTCGTGCGTTCCATCGATTCCTTCCCATGAACGTTGTCCTGCCTTCATCCCGGCAGGCGTGCGGCCGCGCCCAGCGGCGGCCCTCCCCGACCCTCTATACTTGGGCCGACCCCCACGCAGTCTGCCGGGAAACCGGGGCACATCCAACGGCCCCCGGTCTCCTTTCCGAACATTGCTTACGCATCAACGAGATTGCCATGTCCAACATCGTCATCGCCGCCGCCAAGCGCACCGCCATCGGCTCCTTCCTCGGCCAGTTCAACGGCGTGCCGACCCCCACCCTCGGCGCGGCCGCCATCGCCGCCGCCCTGGAGCAGTCGGGTGTCCCGGCCAGCGACGTTTCTGAAGTCCTGATGGGCTGCGTGCTGCCGGCCAATCTCGGCCAGGCGCCGGCCCGCCAGGCTGCGATCGCCGCCGGCATCCCGCTGTCGACCGGTGCCACCACGCTGAACAAGGTGTGCGGCTCGGGCATGAAGACCATCATGCTTGGCCATGACCTGATCAAGGCCGGTTCGGCCCGCATCGTGGTCGCCGGCGGCATGGAATCGATGTCCAACGCCCCGCACATGCTGCCGAACTCGCGTACCGGCAACCGCTTCGGCAACTTCCAGGCGGTCGACCACATGGCGCACGACGGCCTGATCAACGCCTACGACGGCAAGGCCATGGGCGAATTCGCCGAGTGCGCCGTGGACAAGTACAAGTTCAGCCGCGAAGAGCAGGACGCCTACGCCATCGAATCGGTCAAGCGTGCCCAGGCCGCGCAGGCCAACGGTGCATTCGCCGATGAAATCGTCGCGGTGAAGGTCGCCACCCGCAAGGGTGAGGTCGAAGTCACCACCGACGAGCAGCCCGGCCGCTCCGACATTGCCAAGATCCCGACCCTGCGCCCGGCCTTCAAGAAGGACGGCAGTGTCACCGCCGCCAGTTCCTCCAGCATTTCCGACGGCGCCGCTGCAGTGGTCCTGCTGACCGAGGAAGACGCAGCCGCGCGCGGCATCACCCCGCTGGCCCGCATCGTCGGCCACGCCACCCATTCGCAGGAGCCGGAGTGGTTCACCACCGCCCCGATCGGCGCGCTGCACACGCTGCTGGAGAAGACCGGCTGGTCGCTGGACCAGGTCGACCTGTTCGAAATCAACGAAGCCTTCGCCGTGGTGGCGATGGCGCCGATGCGCGAACTGGGCATCCCGCACGACAAGCTCAACGTGAATGGCGGTGCCTGCGCACTGGGCCATCCCATCGGTGCCTCCGGTGCGCGTCTGGTGGTGACCCTGGTCAACGCCCTGCGCACGCGCGGTGGCAAGCGCGGCATTGCCACCCTGTGCATCGGTGGCGGCGAAGCAACCGCAATCGCCATCGAGTTGATTTAAAAAGATTTAACGATGGTTTCGCAAAAATGAATGCGGGATCGCTTGACACCCAATCTTGGCTTGTCATCATGTTGTCGGCGCGCAGCATGCGCGTTGCCTAATTCTAACGACGAGGATTTACACAATGAGCATCAACAAGCTGCTGGTCGCGATGTCCCTGGCTCTGGCCCTGGCCGCCTGCTCGAAGCAGGAAGCTGCCCAGGACGCCGCTGCTTCGGCCAACGAAGCCGCCACCGAAGCCCAGGCTGCTGCCGACCAGGCCGCCGCTGCTGGCGCCCAGACCGCCGACGCTGCCCAGCAGGCCGCTGACACCGCCGCCACCGCTGCTGACGCTTCGGTTGACGCTGCTGCCCAGGCTGGCGCTGCTGCCACCGACGCCGCTGCCGGCGCCGCTGCTGACGCTGCCAAGGCTGCTGAAGGCACCGCTGAGAAGGCCAAGGACGCTGCTGAAGAAGCCAAGAAGTAATAACTTCTTTCTTCACGCTGTTCTGGAAAAGCCGCTGGTTCGCCAGCGGCTTTTTCTTTTGTCGAATGCGCGCGACTGAGCCGCTGCATCGCGACCCCGTCTTCACAACGGCATGAATAGGCTGGCGTCCCCATCCATTGCAGTACCGGAGACCGCCATGAAGATTCGTCCGATCACCACCACCCTGCTGGCCGCCTCCCTGCTGCTGGCCCTGGCCGCCTGCAAGGGCCCGGAAGCCGAACAGGCCAAGCAGGACGCACAGCAGGCCGCCGACAGCGCAGGCGCTGCCGCCCGTGACGCCGTGGACAAGGCCGCCGAAGCCACCCGCGATGCCGCCGACAAGACCGCCGCCGCCTCCGAGCAGGCCGCTGCCGATACCCAGCACGCGCTGGACAAGGCCGCCGACGCCACCGCCACCGCCGCTGACAAGGCCAAGGACGCCGCAACCGACGCCGCCGCACACGCCAGTGACGCCACCGCCAACGCGGCACAGAAGGTGGCCGACAAGGCCCGCGATGTCGCCAATGACGCCAAGGCCAACGCCGCCAAGGAAGAAGCCAAGCACTAAGCCCTACCGGCAGCCGAGCATGGCCTCGGCGCTACAGGAAAAGCCGCGGCACTGCCGCGGCTTTTCTGCTTTTCGCTCTCCGCTCTTTCTGTTGATTCCGTGGTGGACGCGTACGGAAAGTGTCCACGGACGCGCGGGTAGGTTGCGCAGGGGCGTAAGCGCCATGGATGGCGCGCCCGAGCCTATAAGGACGTATTCACGGCGCCCCCTGCGCAACCCACCCGCGCGGCCCGCTCACGACGCAGACTCCGCGCCGCCCACCACGAGGGGCTCCGCCGTTGGCCGCCTCCTACGGCAGCGCGCGTGCCAGCATCGCCGACAGATCCACGCCCACCGGCAGCGTCCCGAACACCAGCCCGTGCTCCCCTTCCAGCCGGCTGCGCACGAACGCCTCCGCCATCGGGCTGCGCGCACGCAACAGCAACGCGGCCTGCAACAGCAGCGCAGTACGCTCGCAGAACAGCCGCGCCTGCGACTCATCCGGTGGCGGCGCCGCTGCCCAACGCTGCAAAGCCGCTGCGTAGCGCGCATCGCGATCGGCCACCGCTGCCAGCTCAGCGCGCAGCGCCGCCAGCGCCTCCGGTTCGCGCGCCAGCGCGCGCAGCACGTCCAGGCACTGGATGTTGCCGCTGCCCTCCCAGATCGAATTCAACGGTGCCTGCCGGTACAGCCGCGGCAGCATCGACTCCTCCACGTAGCCCGCCCCTCCCAGGCACTCCTGTGCTTCGTTGACGAAGGCCGGCGCGCGCTTGCACAGCCAGTACTTCCCGAGCGCCGTCCCCACCCGTGCCAACGCAGCTTCGTTGGCGTCCACACCGGCACGGTCCACTGCACGCGCGATGCGCATCGACAGCACCGTGGCCGCCTCCGACTCCAGCGCCAGGTCGGCCAGCACGTTGGCCATCAGCGGGTGCTCCACCAGCAGCTTGCCGAACGTGCGCCGATGGCGTGCATGGTGCAGCGCCTGCGACAAGGCCATGCGCATCTCCGCCGCCGCGCCCAGCATGCAGTCCAGGCGGGTCATCATCACCATGCCGATGATGGTGGGCACGCCGCGCCCCTCTTCGCCCACGCGCCATGCCTGTGCGCCGCAGAACTCGACCTCGCTGGACGCGTTGGCCCAGTCACCGAGTTTGTCCTTCAGCCGCATCAACCGGAACGCGTTGCGGTCGCCATCGGCCAGCCGGCGCGGCATCAACAGACAGGTCAATCCGCCCGGCGCTTGTGCCAACACCAGAAAGCCGTCGCACATCGGTGCGGAGAAGAACCACTTGTGGCCCACCAGGCGGTAGCGTTCGCCATCGATTGGTTCGGCACGCGTGCTGTTGGCACGCACGTCGGAACCGCCCTGCTTCTCGGTCATGCCCATACCCAGGGTGATGCCGGCCTTGTCCGCCACCGGTACATCGCGCGGGTCATAGACCGGGGCGGCGGCCTTGCGCGTCCACTCTGCAAGATGTGGTTGTGCCTGCAGCACCGCCACCGCGGCATGGGTCATGGTCAATGGACAACTGGTGCCGGCTTCGGCCTGGTGGTGCAGGTAGCTCAGCGCCGCCCGCGCGACGTGTGCGCCGGGCTGTGGCTCGTGCCAGGACAATCCAGCGACACCGTGCGACTTCGCCGTACCCATCAGCTGGTGGTAGGCCGGATGGAACTCCACCGTATCGATGCGGTGGCCCTGCGCATCGTGCGTGCGCAGGCGCGGACGATCACGGTTGGCATCGAAGCCGATCCGGTACAGCTCATCCCCCGCCAGTGCGCCATAAACCGCCAGCCGCGGCGCGAAGCTGCCCGCGCCTTCGCGCTGCACCGCCTCCATCAGCGCCACGTCATCGGTCCACAACTGGCGCCCCGCGAACGGCGGCGGCTGGTTCAGCACCACATGGGTTTCATACGGCGCGTTGCTGCTGAAGCTGGGTCCACTCATCCGGTCCGTCCTGGCGGCAAGAGGTGTGCGGTTCGATTGTGCCGCATCGCCTGCCAAGCCCGTGTTCAGGCCAATTCTCACCCTGTGCACGAGCGGCCGGCCACAGTGATCGCATGGCAGTCAACGACGATCTGGTGGTGCTGCGCCCGGAGGGGCTGTACTGCGCCGCCGGCGATTTTCATATCGACCCGTGGCGACCGGTAGCGCGTGCGGTCATCACCCATGGCCACGGCGATCATGCCCGCCCGGGCATGGGCGAATATCACTGCAGCGAAGGCAGCCTGCCGATCCTGCGCTGGCGGCTGGGTGACGTGCCGGTGCAGGCGCATGTCGAGGGCGTGCCGTTCCGCCTGGGGCAGGTGCAGGTATCGCTGCATCCAGCCGGTCACGTGCTCGGTTCTTCGCAGGTGCGCATCGACGACGGGCGACAGGTCTGGGTGGCCTCCGGCGACTACAAGCGCCAACCTGATCCAACCTGTGCGCCATTCGAAGTGGTGCCCTGCGATACCTTCATCACCGAAGCCACCTTCGCCCTGCCCATCTACCGCTGGCCGGATACGCCGGCAGTGGCGGCCGAGATCGTGGCGTGGCGCCGCGAATGCGAACGACGCGGCGAGGCCGCGATCCTGCTGTGCTACGCACTGGGCAAGGCACAGCGGGTGCTGGCCGAGCTGCTGCCGCTGGACGATCGCCCAGCCTGGCTGCACGGCGCCATCGCCAATGGCGTGGCGGTCTACCGGCAGGCCGGCGTGCCGATGCTGGAGACGCTCACCGTGGCCGAGCAGGGCCGCCAGCCTGATGCCGCCGGCCAGCTGATCCTCGCCCCGCCGTCGGCTGCTGGCACGCCCTGGATGCGCCGCTTTGGCCGCCACCAGCTGGGCTTCGCATCCGGCTGGATGCAGCTGCGCGGCAATCGGCGGCGCCGTAATGTCGATCGCGGTTTCGTCATTTCCGATCACGCCGATTGGCCAGCGCTGCTGCAGACCATCGAACAGACGGGCGCCCAGCGGGTGATCGCTACCCATGGCAATACCGATGCGTTGATTCCGTTCCTGCGCGAGCGCGGCGTGGCTGCCGAAGCCTTCCGTACCGATTTCGGGAGCGAGGAATGAAGGCCTTCGCTGCGCTCTACCAGCGCCTGGATCGCAGCACTGCCACGCTGGACAAACGTGCAGCGCTGGTCGACTACTTCCGCCAGGCGCGCGCGCACGACGCCGCATGGGCGCTGTACCTGCTCAGCGGTGGCAAGGTGGGCGGCGCACGCCGCAAGATCGCCGCCAGCGGCGAGCTGCGCGCCTGGATTGCCGAAGAATCCGGCTTGCCGGCCTGGTTGGTGGAAGACAGCTATACGCAGGTGGGTGATCTGGCCGAAACGCTGACCCTGCTGTTGAATGATCCATCGCAGCCAGCTGCCGACCGCCCATTGGCCGAATGGATCGAACAGCATCTGCTGGCAGTGGCCAATCAACCCGAAGCAGTGCGCCGTGCGGCGGTTGTCGCAGGCTGGCAGCAGTTGTGCAGCAGCGAACGCCTGGTGTTCAACAAGCTGCTGACCGGTGCCCTGCGCGTAGGCGTTTCGCAGCGACTGGTGCAGCAGGCGCTGGCCGAATGGTCCGGCCTGGACATCGCACGCATCGCCCAGCGCATGCTTGGCGAGTGGGTGCCCTCGCCCGGACTGCTGGGCCAGCTGCTGTCGCCAGATGAGCTGCCACTGGACCGGCAGCAACCCTACCCGTTCTTCCTCGCCTCGCCCCTGGAAGGCGATCCTGCCGAACGCCTCGGCCCTGTCGAAGATTGGTTGCTGGAATGGAAATGGGATGGCATCCGCCTGCAGCTGCTGCGCCGGCGTGGCGAGGTCGCATTGTGGTCGCGTGGCGAAGAGCGGCTGGATGGCCGCTTCCCCGAAATCGAACAGGCGGCGATGGCGCTTCCCGATGGCTGCGTACTGGACGGAGAGCTGCTGGCCTGGGATGAAGCTACGGACCTGCCGCGTGCCTTCACCGCGCTGCAGACCCGCATCCAGCGCCGCAAGCCCGGTGCGGCCACCCTGCGCAACACGCCGGTGCGCGTGCTCGCCTATGACCTGCTGGAACACGATGGCGCGGACCTGCGTGAGCTGCCGTTGCGGGAACGGCGTGCACGGCTTGCCGACATCGTCGGTGCCTTGGGTGATGCACGGATCCAGCTCTCACCCGACGTTGCCGCCGAAGACTGGCCGCAGGCGGCAGCGATGCGCGACATGGCACGCGAACGCGGCGTGGAAGGGCTGATGCTGAAACGTCGTGCCTCGCCCTACCAGGCCGGGCGACGCCGCGGTGACTGGTGGAAATGGAAGGTCGATCCGCTCACCATCGATGCAGTGCTCTTGTATGCACAGGCTGGCCATGGGCGGCGCAGCACGCTGTACACCGACTACACCTTCGGTGTCTGGGATGGCGACACCCTGGTGCCGGTGGCCAAGGCGTATTCGGGCTTGGACGACAAGGAGATCCTCGTGCTTGACCGCTGGATCCGCGCAAACACCCGCGAGCGTTTCGGGCCTGTACGCAGCGTACGCGCCGAACAGGTCTTCGAACTCGGCTTCGAAGCGGTCAACCGCAGCAGCCGGCACAAGTCCGGAATCGCCGTGCGCTTTCCACGCATCCTGCGCTGGCGGCACGACAAACCGGCCAGTGAGGCCGATCAGCTGGCCACCCTGCAGGCGCTGGCGCGATGACCCGCAGCCAGGCGCTGCGCCGGCTGGAAGACTGGTTCGCGACGCGAGGCTGGCGCTCACTGCCGTTCCAGCGCGCAATGTGGCGGCACTATCTCGCCGGCGAATCCGGGTTGCTGCATACACCCACCGGCAGCGGCAAGACGCTGGCGATGTTCGGCGGCCCGCTGCTGCAGGCCATGATCGACCCACCGCCGTCGCCCCGCCGCGCCAGTTCGGTGCGCCCGCTGCAGGTGCTGTGGGTGACGCCCTTGCGCGCATTGGCAAGCGACACCGCACGCGCACTGCAGGCCGTGGTCGATGGGTTGGGGCTGGGATGGCGGGTCGGCCTGCGCAGTGGTGACGCCAGCAACCGCGAACGACGACAGGCGCGCGAGGGCCGCGTCGACGTGCTGGTGACCACGCCGGAATCGCTGGCGCTGCTGCTGAGCTATCCGGATACGCTGCCGCGCATGCGCCAGCTGCGCTGCGTGGTGGTGGACGAATGGCACGAGCTGCTGGGCAACAAGCGCGGTGTGCTGCTGCAGTTGAATCTGGGCGTGTTGCGCGATGCCGCGCCTGCACTGCAGCTGTGGGGGCTTTCGGCAACGCTGGGCAATCTGGATGAGGCGCGCGACGTGCTGCTGCCCGGGCAGCCCGACGCGCCGATCGTTCAAGGGGTACGCCCACGTGCGATCAGCGTGCGCAGCCTGCTGCCGGAACCCGGTGAACGTTTCCCCTGGGCGGGGCATCTGGGTCTGGCGCAGCTGCCGCGCGTGCTGGACGCGTTGATGCAGGCACGCAGCAGCCTGTTGTTCACCAATACGCGTGCGCAGGCGGAACTATGGCATCAGGCACTGGCCGCGGTCTGGCCCGAGGACCAAGATACACTTGCGCTGCACCACGGCTCGCTGGATCCGGCGCTGCGCCAGCAGGTGGAAGACGGACTGCGCGCGGGCGCGCTGCGCTGCGTGGTGGCAACGTCCAGCCTCGACCTCGGCGTGGACTTCCCCGAGGTTGAACAGGTGCTGCAGCTGGGCAGCCCGAAGGGCGTGGCGCGCCTGCGCCAACGCGCCGGACGTGCACGCCACCGCCCGGGTGCCAGCGGCGCCATCCTGTGCGTGCCCAGCCATGCGCTGGAACTGGCCGAGTACGCCGCGGTGCGCCGTGCGTTGGCCGAAGGCGTGGTCGAAGCGCGCAGGCCGCCGACGCTGTCGCTGGATGTGCTGGCCCAGCATGCGGTAAGCCGCGCCCTGGCCGGTGGCTTCGACAGCGATGCACTACTGGCGCAGGTGCGGCGCACCCACGCCTTCGCATCACTCGGCGACGGCCCATGGCAGGCAGTTCTGACCTTCATCGTGCAGGGCGGCCAGGCGCTGGCCCAGTACCCCGATTTCCACAAGGTCGTGCGCGATGACGACGGCTACTACCGCATGCACGATCGCCGCCAGGCACTGCGCCATCGGTTGTCGATCGGCACCATCAGCAGCGATGGCAGCGTGCGCGTGCAGTTCCTGCGCGGTGGTGGCCTGGGCGCCGTGGAGGAGCAGTTCGCCAGCCGACTGCGCCGCGGTGATCGCTTCCAGTTCGCCGGGCGCCTGCTGGAACTGGTGCAGCTGCGCGACATGACCGCCTTCGTGCGCCTGGCACGAGGGCGCGGTGAGGGTGTCGTGCCGCGATGGCAGGGAGGCCAGTTGCCGCTGTCGATGCCGCTCGGCCGCGAGCTGGAGTGGGTACTGTCCGGCGCCGACGACAGTGCCGAATCACGCTGGTTGTCACCCTTGCTGGCATTGCAGCAGCAGTTGTCGGCGCTTCCCGGCCCAGAACATCTGCTGGTGGAAGAGGTGCGGCGCCGCGAAGGCCAGTTCCTGTTCGTCTACCCCTTTGCCGGCCGCCACGTGCACGAGGCGCTGGCCGCCTTGCTGGCACTGCGCTGTACCCGCCGGCAGCGCAACAGCATCGGCTATGCGGTGAACGATCATGGCCTGGTGCTGGCACCAGCGCAGGCGATCAATCTGGATGCGGCGCAATGGCGCGCATTGTTCACCACCGATCAGCTGCTGGACGATCTGCGTGCCGCGGTGAATCTTGGCGAGCTGGCGCGGCGCCAGTTCCGTGGCGTCGCACGCGTAGCGGGCCTGCTGGTCCCCAGCCTGCCTGGCGGCATGCCGCGATCGCTGCGCCAGCTGCAGGCCTCGGCGGGCCTGCTGTACGACGTACTGCGCGAGCACGATCCCGACCATCTGCTGCTGGCCCTGGCCGAGCGCGAAGTACTGCACGACAGCCTGGACCTTCCCGGACTGCAGCAGGTACTGGAACGGATCGGCACGCGGTCGCTGTCGGTGCAGCGCCCTTCATCGCTCACGCCACTGGCCTTTCCACTGTGGGCAGAGCGGCTGCGCGGGCAATTCAGCAACGAAGACTGGCGCACCCGCGTGCAGCGCGCCGCACAACAGCTGGAGCGCCGCCATGGCCGATGAACTTCCGCTGCTGCTGGCCGGTGAGCCGCTGACGCTGCTTGGCGCGCGCGCCATCTACTGGCCCGCACGGCAGGCACTGCTGATCGCCGACCTGCACCTGGGCAAGGCCGATGTGTTCCGTCGTTCCGGCATCGCGCTGCCCGCTGGCGGTACCCGTACCGACCTGCAGCGCCTGCAGTCACTGCTGGACACTTACACCTGCCGCGAACTCTGGATCCTGGGCGACATCCTGCATGGGCCGGCACATCGCGCCGCGTGGTACCAGCAATGGTTGGCATGGCGCGAGCGCAATGCCGCGCTGGACGTGCATGTACTGCGCGGCAATCACGATCGGCAGCTACCGCATGCGCAGCTGCAGGTACATATCCACGATGAGGTACGGCTGCAGCCGTTCCTGCTTCGCCATGAGCCGATGCCCGATGCGGCATTGCACGTGATCGCAGGTCATCTGCATCCGCAGATCGCCTTGCCGTCATTGCGGCGGCGCTTCCCCGCGTTCTGGCTGCGCGAGCGCATGACGATCCTGCCGGCGTTCTCCGCGTTCACCGCTGGAATCATGCCCGTACCTGCCCACAGCGAGCGGATGGTCGCCTGTGTGGAGGAGGGCCTGGTGGACCTGCCCGTACGGTGAATCAGGCCGGGCGTACGTCCAGCGCCGGCATCAGGCGGAAATCAGGCGTGTCATCGTCACGTCGCCGCGGCAGCGCCTGGATGGCCACCAGCATTTCCTGCGCACAGGCCCGGATGCGTGCGTGGTGCTCGGGCGATGCATGACTGATCAGGCTGCCGACATGGAATTCGAATACGTCCTCCAGTACGTCGGGCTGGTCCTCGTGCAGCATCTGCAGCAGACCGCGCAGCTTGCAGATTTCCGATTCCAGCTCCTCGACCGCAAACAACATGGCGTCCTCCTCTTCAACATCAGCGGCACATCCGGGCCGCAGCAGGCCGCAACGGCGGCGCCACCCGGGCCACGCGCGATATTGATCACGGAAAGGAAAACGGGCGACGCGGCTGTCGCGTGCTCCCCCCTTCTCGCATATCCGCGGTGAGGCAACCGTTAATTC
Coding sequences:
- a CDS encoding thiolase family protein — its product is MSNIVIAAAKRTAIGSFLGQFNGVPTPTLGAAAIAAALEQSGVPASDVSEVLMGCVLPANLGQAPARQAAIAAGIPLSTGATTLNKVCGSGMKTIMLGHDLIKAGSARIVVAGGMESMSNAPHMLPNSRTGNRFGNFQAVDHMAHDGLINAYDGKAMGEFAECAVDKYKFSREEQDAYAIESVKRAQAAQANGAFADEIVAVKVATRKGEVEVTTDEQPGRSDIAKIPTLRPAFKKDGSVTAASSSSISDGAAAVVLLTEEDAAARGITPLARIVGHATHSQEPEWFTTAPIGALHTLLEKTGWSLDQVDLFEINEAFAVVAMAPMRELGIPHDKLNVNGGACALGHPIGASGARLVVTLVNALRTRGGKRGIATLCIGGGEATAIAIELI
- a CDS encoding acyl-CoA dehydrogenase family protein; translation: MSGPSFSSNAPYETHVVLNQPPPFAGRQLWTDDVALMEAVQREGAGSFAPRLAVYGALAGDELYRIGFDANRDRPRLRTHDAQGHRIDTVEFHPAYHQLMGTAKSHGVAGLSWHEPQPGAHVARAALSYLHHQAEAGTSCPLTMTHAAVAVLQAQPHLAEWTRKAAAPVYDPRDVPVADKAGITLGMGMTEKQGGSDVRANSTRAEPIDGERYRLVGHKWFFSAPMCDGFLVLAQAPGGLTCLLMPRRLADGDRNAFRLMRLKDKLGDWANASSEVEFCGAQAWRVGEEGRGVPTIIGMVMMTRLDCMLGAAAEMRMALSQALHHARHRRTFGKLLVEHPLMANVLADLALESEAATVLSMRIARAVDRAGVDANEAALARVGTALGKYWLCKRAPAFVNEAQECLGGAGYVEESMLPRLYRQAPLNSIWEGSGNIQCLDVLRALAREPEALAALRAELAAVADRDARYAAALQRWAAAPPPDESQARLFCERTALLLQAALLLRARSPMAEAFVRSRLEGEHGLVFGTLPVGVDLSAMLARALP
- a CDS encoding ligase-associated DNA damage response exonuclease — encoded protein: MAVNDDLVVLRPEGLYCAAGDFHIDPWRPVARAVITHGHGDHARPGMGEYHCSEGSLPILRWRLGDVPVQAHVEGVPFRLGQVQVSLHPAGHVLGSSQVRIDDGRQVWVASGDYKRQPDPTCAPFEVVPCDTFITEATFALPIYRWPDTPAVAAEIVAWRRECERRGEAAILLCYALGKAQRVLAELLPLDDRPAWLHGAIANGVAVYRQAGVPMLETLTVAEQGRQPDAAGQLILAPPSAAGTPWMRRFGRHQLGFASGWMQLRGNRRRRNVDRGFVISDHADWPALLQTIEQTGAQRVIATHGNTDALIPFLRERGVAAEAFRTDFGSEE
- a CDS encoding ATP-dependent DNA ligase, with the protein product MKAFAALYQRLDRSTATLDKRAALVDYFRQARAHDAAWALYLLSGGKVGGARRKIAASGELRAWIAEESGLPAWLVEDSYTQVGDLAETLTLLLNDPSQPAADRPLAEWIEQHLLAVANQPEAVRRAAVVAGWQQLCSSERLVFNKLLTGALRVGVSQRLVQQALAEWSGLDIARIAQRMLGEWVPSPGLLGQLLSPDELPLDRQQPYPFFLASPLEGDPAERLGPVEDWLLEWKWDGIRLQLLRRRGEVALWSRGEERLDGRFPEIEQAAMALPDGCVLDGELLAWDEATDLPRAFTALQTRIQRRKPGAATLRNTPVRVLAYDLLEHDGADLRELPLRERRARLADIVGALGDARIQLSPDVAAEDWPQAAAMRDMARERGVEGLMLKRRASPYQAGRRRGDWWKWKVDPLTIDAVLLYAQAGHGRRSTLYTDYTFGVWDGDTLVPVAKAYSGLDDKEILVLDRWIRANTRERFGPVRSVRAEQVFELGFEAVNRSSRHKSGIAVRFPRILRWRHDKPASEADQLATLQALAR
- a CDS encoding ligase-associated DNA damage response DEXH box helicase: MTRSQALRRLEDWFATRGWRSLPFQRAMWRHYLAGESGLLHTPTGSGKTLAMFGGPLLQAMIDPPPSPRRASSVRPLQVLWVTPLRALASDTARALQAVVDGLGLGWRVGLRSGDASNRERRQAREGRVDVLVTTPESLALLLSYPDTLPRMRQLRCVVVDEWHELLGNKRGVLLQLNLGVLRDAAPALQLWGLSATLGNLDEARDVLLPGQPDAPIVQGVRPRAISVRSLLPEPGERFPWAGHLGLAQLPRVLDALMQARSSLLFTNTRAQAELWHQALAAVWPEDQDTLALHHGSLDPALRQQVEDGLRAGALRCVVATSSLDLGVDFPEVEQVLQLGSPKGVARLRQRAGRARHRPGASGAILCVPSHALELAEYAAVRRALAEGVVEARRPPTLSLDVLAQHAVSRALAGGFDSDALLAQVRRTHAFASLGDGPWQAVLTFIVQGGQALAQYPDFHKVVRDDDGYYRMHDRRQALRHRLSIGTISSDGSVRVQFLRGGGLGAVEEQFASRLRRGDRFQFAGRLLELVQLRDMTAFVRLARGRGEGVVPRWQGGQLPLSMPLGRELEWVLSGADDSAESRWLSPLLALQQQLSALPGPEHLLVEEVRRREGQFLFVYPFAGRHVHEALAALLALRCTRRQRNSIGYAVNDHGLVLAPAQAINLDAAQWRALFTTDQLLDDLRAAVNLGELARRQFRGVARVAGLLVPSLPGGMPRSLRQLQASAGLLYDVLREHDPDHLLLALAEREVLHDSLDLPGLQQVLERIGTRSLSVQRPSSLTPLAFPLWAERLRGQFSNEDWRTRVQRAAQQLERRHGR
- the pdeM gene encoding ligase-associated DNA damage response endonuclease PdeM, which translates into the protein MADELPLLLAGEPLTLLGARAIYWPARQALLIADLHLGKADVFRRSGIALPAGGTRTDLQRLQSLLDTYTCRELWILGDILHGPAHRAAWYQQWLAWRERNAALDVHVLRGNHDRQLPHAQLQVHIHDEVRLQPFLLRHEPMPDAALHVIAGHLHPQIALPSLRRRFPAFWLRERMTILPAFSAFTAGIMPVPAHSERMVACVEEGLVDLPVR